Proteins encoded by one window of Gemmatimonadaceae bacterium:
- a CDS encoding helix-turn-helix domain-containing protein, with translation MDTRERILQAAARVYAQHGFRGATTRLIAIEAGVNEVSLFRTFGSKASLFEAMMQSHASSLPAPTLPENPGDPQTEITPWCAAVLAHMRQWRSIIRKSFGELEERPEAAIVMCEGPNCAAVALTTYVERLQAAGFADDTADVATAVSMFMSSMFGDAIGRDVLPPQAFPQPEEEAPAKYVSVFLRAVGALGAGDAVPLRTAYDASGRRAASQ, from the coding sequence ATGGATACTCGTGAACGAATCCTCCAAGCGGCAGCGCGTGTCTACGCGCAGCACGGATTTCGCGGCGCGACCACCCGCCTGATTGCCATAGAAGCCGGCGTCAATGAAGTCAGCTTGTTCCGTACCTTCGGATCCAAGGCGTCGCTGTTCGAGGCGATGATGCAGTCGCATGCGTCTTCGTTGCCCGCCCCGACGCTCCCTGAGAATCCCGGGGACCCACAGACCGAGATCACGCCGTGGTGTGCCGCGGTTCTCGCACACATGCGGCAGTGGCGCTCGATCATCCGGAAGTCCTTCGGCGAGCTCGAGGAGCGACCCGAGGCCGCAATCGTGATGTGCGAAGGCCCCAACTGTGCCGCCGTCGCGCTCACCACCTACGTGGAGCGCCTGCAGGCAGCAGGATTCGCGGATGACACCGCGGACGTAGCAACCGCCGTTTCCATGTTCATGTCGTCGATGTTCGGGGATGCGATCGGCCGTGACGTCTTGCCGCCGCAGGCGTTCCCGCAGCCGGAGGAAGAGGCGCCGGCGAAGTACGTCAGCGTGTTCCTGCGCGCCGTCGGTGCGTTAGGCGCGGGCGATGCCGTCCCGCTCAGGACCGCGTACGACGCGAGCGGCCGTCGGGCGGCATCGCAGTAA
- a CDS encoding TolC family protein — translation MSRTHSRGVTIAAVSTLVALTVQAPRPLGAQQDTVRQAPAVAGRRLSLQDALKAAEAQSEAVQIARAGLTRAEGQRYQARSQYMPQVSAVAIYQRTLNSQFQGVSFGAPADTSTTPRPQALCAPSIAANAKPADIQAALAQASTCQAASGGFNFQSVGFGAPNQYTAGLNFSQNVYTGGRVSGQYQAAKSGRNSAAIEVAAQRAQLALDVTQAYYDAALADRLVSIQESALSQTEEILRQTRVAKQVGNQAEFDLLRAQVTRDNQVPVVLQARNTREVAYYRLKQLLNLPMDGALALTTQLDDSTATSSTVLAAVNAGSSRAISPAAATVASMVVDTNVSSRAPVRELEENVRAQEGLLKAAHGERLPFVQITSGYQRLYFPTNLVLQLNNARINWTVGITASLPIFDGGKIKGDELIAQANLDQARAQLQQTREVAALDGRVALSALQQAEATWQASAGTAQQAERAYNIDQIRYREGISTQTDLSQSRILLEQAQANRAQAARDLAVARVKIALLRDLPLQAAGAGAQAQSQSQTQSGSAVNGSAPGAQSGGATQQTPTRTQTQAAASASGVSGGGITP, via the coding sequence ATGTCTCGGACCCACAGCCGAGGTGTCACCATCGCCGCCGTCAGCACGCTCGTTGCGCTCACGGTTCAGGCCCCGCGACCCCTTGGAGCACAGCAGGACACCGTTCGTCAAGCACCAGCGGTCGCGGGGCGCCGCCTCTCGCTCCAGGATGCACTCAAGGCGGCCGAAGCGCAGAGCGAGGCGGTCCAGATCGCACGCGCCGGCCTAACGAGGGCGGAGGGCCAGCGCTACCAGGCGCGGAGTCAGTACATGCCGCAGGTCAGCGCGGTCGCGATCTATCAGCGAACGCTCAACTCGCAGTTCCAGGGCGTCAGCTTCGGCGCGCCGGCCGATACGTCGACCACGCCACGACCGCAGGCGCTCTGCGCGCCGTCGATTGCCGCCAACGCGAAGCCGGCGGATATCCAGGCCGCGCTGGCGCAGGCGAGTACGTGTCAGGCGGCGTCGGGTGGCTTCAACTTTCAGAGCGTGGGCTTCGGCGCGCCGAACCAGTACACGGCTGGTCTGAACTTCTCACAGAACGTCTACACCGGCGGACGCGTGTCCGGTCAGTACCAGGCGGCGAAGTCCGGACGCAACTCGGCCGCCATCGAGGTTGCGGCGCAGCGAGCGCAGCTCGCGCTCGATGTGACGCAGGCGTACTACGACGCCGCGCTCGCCGATCGGCTCGTGTCCATTCAGGAGTCTGCGCTCTCCCAAACGGAGGAGATCCTCCGGCAGACGCGCGTCGCGAAGCAAGTCGGCAATCAAGCCGAGTTCGACCTGCTGCGCGCCCAAGTCACGCGGGACAACCAGGTTCCCGTCGTGCTCCAGGCGCGGAACACGCGCGAGGTCGCGTATTACCGGCTTAAGCAGTTGCTCAACTTACCGATGGACGGTGCCTTGGCACTCACGACTCAGCTCGACGACTCGACGGCGACGTCGAGCACCGTGCTCGCGGCCGTGAACGCTGGCAGCTCGCGCGCGATCTCACCCGCGGCGGCGACCGTCGCGTCGATGGTCGTCGATACGAACGTCAGCAGTCGCGCGCCCGTCCGGGAGCTGGAGGAGAACGTTCGTGCGCAGGAGGGACTGCTCAAAGCAGCGCATGGCGAGCGTTTGCCCTTCGTGCAGATCACGTCCGGATACCAGCGACTGTACTTCCCGACGAATCTGGTCCTGCAACTCAACAATGCGCGCATCAACTGGACGGTCGGCATCACGGCATCGTTGCCGATCTTTGACGGAGGCAAGATCAAGGGCGATGAGCTGATTGCTCAGGCGAACCTTGACCAGGCGCGCGCGCAACTGCAGCAGACGCGCGAGGTCGCGGCGCTCGATGGACGTGTCGCACTCAGCGCACTGCAGCAGGCCGAAGCAACGTGGCAAGCGAGTGCGGGAACGGCCCAGCAGGCCGAACGCGCGTACAACATCGATCAGATCCGATATCGCGAGGGGATCTCGACGCAGACGGATCTTTCGCAGTCGCGAATTCTGCTCGAACAGGCGCAGGCGAATCGAGCGCAAGCCGCTCGTGACCTGGCGGTGGCGCGAGTGAAGATCGCGCTCTTGAGGGACCTCCCGCTCCAGGCAGCAGGAGCAGGCGCGCAGGCGCAGTCGCAGTCACAAACGCAATCGGGCAGTGCGGTGAACGGTTCGGCGCCAGGAGCGCAGAGCGGTGGCGCAACACAGCAAACGCCCACACGAACGCAGACACAAGCCGCCGCGAGCGCGAGCGGAGTTTCCGGGGGAGGTATCACGCCATGA
- a CDS encoding efflux RND transporter periplasmic adaptor subunit, with protein MSTIRQARRGARGIIGLTLLAATTIGAAACRRGDANAEPATTESVVIGPENIVIVSEQDIRTGPALSGSLAPEREATVRSELSAPVVETMIDQGQHVNAGQLLMRLDDTAIRDQATSARSAVTTAQANLTVAQHEQSRNEALLKAGAIAERAVEQSRAQVTAAQAQLATAQAQQASAEKMLSNTRITAPFTGIVSARSVNAGDVVSSGTALVTVVDPSTMRLEASVPAEALGAIRLGAPVDFSVTGYPNRHFTGRVTRINPIADPATRQVRIIASLPNTGGTLVGGLFAEGRVSSESHRAAVVPQSAVDERGLRPSVVRLKSGRTEKTEVSLGLRDAATETVEITQGLSAGDTVLLGAARGISVGTPVRVSTPNDVKK; from the coding sequence ATGAGTACGATACGGCAGGCGAGACGGGGGGCACGCGGAATCATTGGTTTGACGCTGCTGGCGGCAACGACCATCGGCGCGGCCGCATGTCGCCGCGGCGATGCGAACGCGGAGCCGGCAACGACCGAGTCCGTGGTCATTGGCCCCGAGAACATCGTGATTGTCTCGGAGCAGGATATTCGAACGGGGCCGGCGTTGTCCGGTTCGCTCGCTCCCGAGCGCGAAGCGACCGTGCGATCGGAGCTGTCGGCGCCGGTCGTCGAGACGATGATCGATCAGGGTCAGCACGTCAACGCGGGACAGCTCCTCATGCGTCTGGACGACACTGCGATTCGCGATCAAGCGACATCGGCGCGGTCGGCGGTGACAACGGCGCAGGCGAATCTGACCGTTGCCCAGCACGAGCAGAGTCGCAACGAAGCGCTCTTGAAGGCAGGCGCGATCGCCGAGCGCGCGGTAGAGCAGTCGCGGGCGCAGGTGACTGCCGCGCAGGCGCAATTGGCGACGGCGCAGGCGCAGCAGGCGTCGGCGGAAAAGATGTTATCGAACACGCGCATCACCGCACCCTTTACGGGCATCGTGAGCGCGAGGTCGGTGAACGCGGGTGACGTCGTGTCATCGGGGACGGCTCTCGTGACGGTGGTCGATCCATCGACGATGCGACTCGAAGCGTCGGTCCCTGCCGAGGCGTTAGGCGCGATTCGCCTCGGCGCGCCAGTTGATTTTTCAGTGACGGGCTACCCCAACCGTCATTTCACCGGTCGCGTGACGCGGATCAACCCAATCGCAGATCCGGCGACGCGACAGGTGCGCATCATCGCTTCGCTGCCGAACACCGGTGGGACGCTCGTCGGTGGCCTCTTTGCCGAGGGGCGCGTGTCGAGCGAGTCTCATCGCGCGGCGGTCGTGCCGCAGAGCGCGGTGGACGAACGCGGACTGCGGCCGAGTGTCGTTAGGCTGAAGAGCGGCCGGACGGAAAAGACGGAAGTCTCCCTGGGCCTTCGCGACGCCGCGACGGAGACGGTTGAGATCACGCAGGGCCTCTCGGCGGGTGACACGGTGTTGTTAGGCGCCGCGCGCGGCATCAGCGTGGGAACGCCGGTTCGTGTCTCGACGCCGAATGACGTGAAGAAATGA
- a CDS encoding efflux RND transporter permease subunit: MFISDFAIKRPLITVVSMLALVVFGIFALLKLKTDEFPDVAPPFVSVGIVYPGASPDIVEKQVLDPVEEQIQAISGVKQVMGKAYDGYALILVEFLFEKDLNEATQDIRDGISTIRSDLPIEMKEPIIKKENDTDRPIVSLALSSTTLSPAEMTRLVDPGITRELRSLPGVADVLVFGKQERELTVELKPQALQAVGVSVGQVVQALELQNLASPVGHVTGSLDERSIRLKGRLENPEEFTHLVVAERNGQLIRLGQVAEIKDGTIEPRTLGLYESREAVGIDVKKSKGYSTTDVASRLITRVDEIKKRLPPGTTIEVVKNSGVRVDHAVHNVQEALIEGAILTVLVVFLFLNSWRSTVITGLALPVSVLASFIAVWVLGFKLETMSLLGLSLAIGILIDDAIVVRENIVRHVEMGKDHYTASREGTDEIGLAVAATTFSILAVFVPIGFMPGIGGQWFKPFALTIACSVLVSLFVSFSLDPMLSAYWADPHRPEHEKWWITKQLDRFNHWFNRQAQNYRTIIAWALDHRAAMITIASGAFFSAFVLPSKGLTGLAGAIAGVAIVAYAFSKEGLEWWGRTLMALGGVFAGVVLVSVANPVRTVGVGFFPEDDRAEMTIALETPPGSNLEYTRLKAEEAARVARSHKEVLYTYTTLGNGATGTVDEGNIYVRLVPKDKRSISAEQFANVLRAETKRVAGVTLSVFTSDFGGGRKQLQMQLRGNDLVALNQAAEMVREEVRRVPGAVDIGLSTKGQKPELNVELNRGVAGSMGITVGEVAQALRPAFAGLKSGDWVDPSGETRDVEVRLSPESRRRASDLAALPLVVAGPNGLPSTLPLGQVATIRESTGPAIIDHLDRELVVTVEANTSGRASGDVSADIESRIKKLTLPPGVRYTLGGESKDQNEVFGQIFFALGVALMLMYLILVVQFGSFLDPVAIMISLPLSLIGVMVSLAITGNTINIMTLIGVMMLMGIVAKNAILLIDFAKWAREKDGKPLREALIEAGAIRLRPILMTTFALIAGMIPVALGRGEGAQFRAPLGIAVIGGVITSTFLTLLVIPTGYEILDEWRRAFARLTGYRPRQMTAEHPVPAMGD; this comes from the coding sequence ATGTTCATCTCAGATTTCGCCATCAAGCGCCCACTGATCACCGTGGTGTCGATGCTCGCGCTGGTGGTCTTCGGCATCTTCGCGCTGCTCAAGCTGAAGACCGACGAGTTTCCGGACGTCGCGCCGCCGTTCGTGTCAGTGGGGATCGTGTATCCCGGCGCCTCGCCGGACATCGTCGAGAAGCAAGTCCTCGATCCCGTCGAGGAACAGATCCAGGCCATCTCCGGCGTGAAGCAGGTGATGGGCAAGGCGTACGACGGTTATGCGCTGATCCTCGTCGAGTTCCTGTTTGAAAAAGATCTTAACGAGGCAACGCAGGATATCAGAGACGGGATCTCGACCATTCGATCCGATCTTCCCATTGAAATGAAGGAACCGATCATCAAGAAGGAAAATGATACGGACCGGCCCATCGTCTCGCTCGCCCTCTCGTCGACGACATTGTCGCCGGCGGAGATGACGAGGCTGGTCGATCCCGGCATTACGCGCGAGCTGCGCTCGCTGCCGGGCGTCGCCGACGTGCTGGTATTCGGAAAGCAGGAGCGCGAGCTCACGGTCGAGCTCAAGCCGCAAGCCTTACAAGCCGTCGGTGTGAGCGTCGGGCAAGTTGTGCAGGCGTTGGAGCTGCAGAACCTGGCGTCACCGGTCGGCCACGTCACGGGCTCGCTCGACGAGCGCTCGATCCGACTCAAGGGACGGCTCGAGAATCCCGAGGAGTTCACGCATCTCGTGGTCGCCGAACGAAACGGCCAGCTCATTCGTCTTGGCCAGGTCGCGGAGATCAAAGACGGCACGATCGAGCCGCGCACGCTCGGGCTCTATGAGAGCCGTGAAGCGGTCGGCATCGACGTCAAGAAGTCGAAGGGCTACAGCACGACCGATGTTGCCAGTCGATTGATCACGCGCGTGGACGAGATCAAGAAGCGACTGCCGCCGGGCACGACGATCGAGGTCGTCAAGAACTCCGGCGTTCGCGTCGACCACGCCGTTCACAACGTTCAGGAAGCGCTGATCGAGGGCGCCATCCTCACGGTGCTCGTCGTATTCCTGTTCCTGAACTCGTGGCGCTCGACGGTGATCACTGGGCTCGCGTTGCCGGTGTCCGTTCTTGCCTCCTTCATCGCCGTCTGGGTGCTCGGGTTCAAGCTCGAGACGATGTCGCTCCTCGGACTCTCGCTCGCGATCGGTATTCTGATCGACGACGCCATCGTCGTCCGCGAGAACATCGTTAGGCACGTGGAGATGGGGAAGGATCACTACACGGCGTCTCGCGAGGGCACCGACGAGATCGGTCTCGCCGTGGCGGCGACGACCTTCTCGATTCTCGCTGTATTCGTGCCCATCGGCTTCATGCCCGGTATCGGCGGACAGTGGTTCAAGCCATTTGCATTGACGATCGCGTGCTCGGTGCTCGTGTCGCTGTTCGTGTCGTTCTCACTCGATCCGATGCTCTCGGCATACTGGGCGGATCCGCATCGACCGGAGCACGAGAAGTGGTGGATCACGAAGCAGCTCGATCGCTTCAATCACTGGTTCAATCGGCAGGCGCAGAACTACAGGACGATCATTGCATGGGCGCTGGATCATCGTGCGGCGATGATCACGATCGCCAGCGGCGCGTTCTTCTCGGCCTTCGTACTGCCGTCCAAGGGTCTCACGGGACTCGCGGGGGCCATCGCCGGCGTCGCGATCGTCGCGTATGCCTTCAGCAAAGAAGGCCTGGAGTGGTGGGGACGCACCCTGATGGCGCTCGGCGGAGTCTTCGCCGGTGTCGTGCTCGTGAGCGTTGCCAATCCGGTTCGGACCGTTGGCGTTGGATTCTTCCCCGAGGATGACCGCGCCGAGATGACGATTGCGCTTGAGACACCGCCAGGCTCGAACCTCGAGTACACGCGGCTCAAGGCAGAGGAGGCCGCGCGGGTTGCGCGATCGCACAAGGAAGTTCTCTACACGTATACGACGTTAGGCAACGGCGCGACCGGCACCGTCGACGAGGGGAACATCTACGTTCGTCTCGTGCCGAAGGACAAACGCTCCATCAGTGCCGAACAGTTCGCCAACGTTCTACGCGCCGAAACGAAGCGCGTCGCAGGCGTGACGCTGTCCGTGTTCACGAGCGACTTCGGTGGTGGACGCAAGCAGTTGCAGATGCAGCTTCGCGGCAACGACCTCGTCGCGTTGAACCAGGCGGCGGAGATGGTGCGCGAGGAGGTGCGAAGGGTTCCGGGCGCCGTCGACATCGGCCTCTCGACCAAGGGACAGAAACCCGAGCTCAACGTCGAATTGAATCGCGGCGTCGCTGGCAGCATGGGCATCACCGTCGGCGAAGTCGCGCAGGCGTTGCGCCCTGCGTTCGCGGGCCTCAAGTCTGGCGATTGGGTGGACCCGAGCGGTGAGACGCGCGACGTGGAAGTTCGACTCTCGCCCGAGTCACGTCGGCGAGCGTCCGACCTCGCGGCGCTGCCACTCGTCGTCGCCGGACCGAATGGGCTGCCGAGTACTCTGCCACTCGGCCAGGTGGCGACGATTCGCGAGAGCACGGGTCCCGCGATCATCGACCACCTCGATCGCGAGCTTGTCGTTACCGTCGAGGCAAACACGTCGGGCCGCGCGTCGGGCGACGTATCCGCCGATATCGAATCGCGCATCAAGAAGCTGACCTTGCCGCCCGGCGTGCGCTACACGTTGGGCGGTGAGTCGAAGGATCAGAACGAGGTGTTCGGGCAGATCTTCTTTGCGCTCGGCGTCGCGTTGATGTTGATGTACCTGATCCTCGTCGTGCAGTTCGGATCGTTCCTCGACCCGGTCGCGATCATGATCTCGCTGCCGCTCTCGTTGATCGGTGTGATGGTGTCCCTGGCGATCACCGGCAACACCATCAACATCATGACCCTCATCGGGGTGATGATGCTCATGGGAATCGTGGCGAAGAACGCGATTCTGCTGATCGATTTCGCGAAGTGGGCGCGTGAAAAGGACGGCAAACCCCTTCGTGAGGCGCTCATCGAGGCGGGCGCGATCCGGTTGCGTCCGATTCTCATGACGACGTTCGCGCTGATCGCCGGCATGATTCCCGTGGCACTCGGTCGTGGCGAGGGCGCGCAGTTCCGCGCTCCGCTCGGAATCGCGGTTATCGGCGGCGTGATCACGTCGACGTTTCTGACGCTGCTCGTGATTCCGACGGGCTACGAGATCCTCGACGAGTGGCGTCGGGCATTTGCCCGGTTGACTGGGTATCGGCCGCGTCAGATGACGGCAGAGCACCCGGTGCCGGCGATGGGAGACTGA
- a CDS encoding D-amino acid aminotransferase encodes MLVYLNGQYGPAGEATVSALDRGFIFGDGVYEVWRVVRGQLFEAARHQARLERGLRELRIARPADGSLERITAIAARLLKENRLTDGDATLYVEITRGTAPRTHYFPPAATAPTLLVTANTFTPSDARFTGTRVITQPDVRWLRCDLKTVQLLPNVLARQVATEAGASEAIFVRDGNITEGTHTTVFAVVDGVLRTHPASHLVLPGVTRDVVIELAPDAGIRVDEKPIGVEELSRATELFLTGTTTDVTPVISVDGRPIGDGSPGPIARALLERLLERMGMRAAAFATSRD; translated from the coding sequence ATGCTCGTGTATCTCAATGGCCAATACGGTCCCGCGGGTGAGGCGACGGTCTCGGCGCTCGATCGCGGATTCATCTTCGGCGACGGCGTTTACGAAGTGTGGCGGGTGGTGCGCGGCCAACTGTTCGAGGCGGCGCGCCATCAGGCCCGTCTGGAGCGAGGGTTACGCGAGTTGCGGATCGCGCGTCCCGCAGACGGATCGCTAGAGCGCATCACGGCGATCGCCGCACGGCTGTTGAAGGAGAACAGACTCACCGACGGGGACGCGACTCTGTACGTCGAGATCACCAGAGGGACGGCACCACGAACGCACTACTTCCCCCCGGCCGCCACGGCGCCGACGCTGCTCGTGACGGCGAACACGTTCACGCCGAGCGACGCGCGGTTCACGGGGACGCGCGTCATCACTCAACCGGACGTGCGGTGGCTACGGTGCGACCTCAAGACCGTCCAGCTCCTGCCTAACGTCTTGGCTCGTCAGGTGGCAACGGAGGCTGGCGCGAGCGAGGCGATCTTCGTGCGAGACGGAAACATCACCGAAGGAACGCACACAACCGTATTTGCCGTCGTCGACGGTGTGCTCCGGACGCATCCGGCGAGTCATCTCGTGCTGCCCGGTGTGACTCGCGACGTCGTGATCGAGCTCGCGCCTGACGCTGGGATCCGAGTGGACGAAAAGCCGATCGGCGTCGAGGAGCTTTCGCGTGCGACTGAACTGTTCCTCACCGGCACGACGACCGATGTAACGCCAGTCATCTCCGTAGACGGCCGACCGATTGGGGACGGGTCGCCGGGACCGATTGCGCGTGCCTTGCTCGAACGATTGCTGGAGCGGATGGGCATGCGCGCCGCGGCGTTCGCGACGTCACGGGATTGA
- a CDS encoding DedA family protein, translated as MIPRAGDSLTALQRLWAYITLGATGIVTEEAAPLVGGLMAHDGHLKLVAVGLWITGGTWVADILLYYLGRWRGDWVRQRWPKLREFMLRVFSLVRRHPWRCSMAVRYAYGLRLTLPLACGAARVPFWLYLIGSGISALSWAFLFTFAGWGFGEAALRILGHVRRYEVKIALGIVVAVIIMFYLMRKRHVGEEVVDALERERTVR; from the coding sequence GTGATCCCGCGTGCGGGTGACTCGCTCACCGCGCTGCAGCGGCTGTGGGCGTACATAACGCTGGGCGCGACCGGGATCGTGACGGAAGAGGCCGCGCCCCTCGTCGGCGGTCTGATGGCGCACGATGGGCATCTGAAGCTCGTCGCGGTGGGTCTCTGGATCACCGGTGGCACCTGGGTGGCGGACATCCTCTTGTACTACCTGGGCCGTTGGCGGGGCGACTGGGTGCGCCAGCGTTGGCCAAAGCTGCGGGAATTCATGCTGCGCGTGTTCAGTCTGGTGCGTCGCCATCCATGGCGCTGCTCGATGGCCGTTCGATACGCGTACGGCTTGCGCCTAACATTGCCGCTGGCATGTGGTGCGGCGCGCGTGCCCTTCTGGCTCTACCTGATCGGGAGCGGGATCAGCGCGCTGTCGTGGGCGTTCCTGTTCACGTTCGCCGGTTGGGGCTTCGGAGAAGCAGCGCTTCGCATCCTCGGGCACGTGCGACGTTACGAAGTGAAGATCGCGCTCGGCATCGTCGTCGCCGTGATCATCATGTTCTATCTGATGCGCAAGCGACACGTCGGTGAGGAGGTCGTGGACGCGCTGGAGCGCGAAAGGACTGTCCGGTAG
- a CDS encoding pyridoxal-dependent decarboxylase — MSSTEPLLHSASDLGDLPTAELLTHGRAALEWIAQYLDHPERVSVLSRAVPGEIREMLPASPPELAEPLGEILRDFESQIVPGITHWNHPGFFGYFATSSSVPGIIGELLVAAIDVKAMLWRTSPAATELEQVTTDWLRQMLGLPGGWFGFLNDTASISSMLALAAAREAKPELDIRARGMAGRTDLPRLRIYTSTHAHSSIDKAALALGFGLDNVVHIDVDADYQMRPGALAAAIADDNACGFLPLACVATVGTTSTTSIDPVPHIAEICRREKIWLHVDGAYGGIAAIVPEMRSILTGVEHADSLVVNPHKWLFTPFDCSAFFTTRPDVLERAFSLVHEYLVTPERESVVDFMNYGVQLGRRFRALKLWMVIRGFGTAGLAARIRTHCALAREFADWVRAETEWEVVAPVPFSLVCFRYAPAGIHEEVLNDRNARILERVNASGEVFLSHTKLDGRYVLRLAVGNIRTEERHVRRAWELLQESAARHD, encoded by the coding sequence ATGTCCTCTACGGAACCGCTGCTCCATTCGGCGTCGGACCTCGGAGATCTCCCGACGGCCGAGCTACTGACGCACGGCCGTGCCGCGCTCGAGTGGATCGCGCAGTACCTGGATCACCCCGAGCGCGTGAGCGTTTTGTCACGTGCCGTTCCGGGTGAGATCCGTGAGATGCTGCCAGCGTCGCCGCCCGAGCTCGCCGAGCCGTTAGGCGAGATCCTTCGCGATTTCGAGTCGCAGATCGTTCCGGGGATCACGCATTGGAATCATCCGGGATTCTTCGGCTATTTCGCGACCTCCTCGTCCGTACCCGGAATCATCGGCGAACTCCTCGTCGCAGCGATCGACGTGAAGGCCATGCTCTGGCGTACGTCGCCTGCCGCGACGGAGCTCGAACAGGTCACGACCGACTGGCTGCGCCAGATGCTCGGCCTGCCCGGTGGATGGTTCGGTTTTCTGAACGACACGGCCTCCATTTCGTCCATGCTCGCCCTCGCCGCGGCGCGCGAGGCGAAGCCCGAGCTCGACATCCGCGCGCGCGGCATGGCTGGTCGCACCGACTTGCCGCGCCTTCGCATCTACACGTCGACGCACGCTCACTCGTCGATCGACAAGGCGGCGCTCGCGTTAGGCTTCGGACTCGATAACGTCGTCCATATCGACGTCGACGCCGACTACCAGATGCGCCCCGGCGCCCTCGCCGCGGCGATCGCCGACGACAACGCGTGCGGCTTCCTCCCGCTCGCCTGCGTCGCGACCGTGGGCACGACGAGCACGACGAGTATCGATCCCGTTCCGCACATCGCCGAGATCTGTCGGCGTGAGAAGATCTGGCTGCACGTGGACGGCGCCTATGGGGGCATTGCCGCGATCGTTCCCGAGATGCGCAGCATTCTTACCGGCGTCGAGCACGCGGATTCGCTCGTGGTGAATCCTCACAAGTGGCTCTTTACGCCATTCGATTGCTCGGCCTTCTTCACGACGCGGCCCGACGTCCTCGAGCGCGCGTTCTCGCTGGTGCACGAGTATCTGGTCACGCCCGAGCGCGAGTCGGTCGTCGACTTCATGAACTATGGCGTTCAGCTCGGCCGCCGCTTCCGCGCGCTCAAGCTCTGGATGGTGATTCGTGGCTTTGGCACCGCCGGCCTCGCGGCGCGCATACGCACGCACTGCGCCCTTGCACGTGAATTTGCCGACTGGGTGCGCGCCGAGACGGAGTGGGAAGTCGTGGCGCCGGTGCCGTTCTCGCTCGTCTGTTTCCGATATGCCCCGGCCGGTATTCATGAGGAAGTGCTAAATGACCGAAATGCGCGGATCCTCGAGCGGGTCAACGCGAGCGGCGAAGTGTTTCTCTCGCACACGAAGCTCGATGGGCGGTATGTACTGCGTCTCGCGGTCGGGAATATCCGAACGGAAGAGAGGCACGTTAGGCGAGCCTGGGAATTGCTGCAGGAATCCGCCGCACGACACGACTGA
- a CDS encoding ABC transporter permease, with the protein MSEFASSTPRRFGISPSLVQLSSVRFKEYLREPEAVFWTFAFPIILAIGLGIAFRNRPAEVVHIAVVGPSAAATRVTAAARADSGLAVEQLPADSASGALRIGRVALVVVPRADGTVEYQFDETRPDARSARLLVDNAIQRGYGRANTVGVSETHVRERGSRYIDFVIPGLLGMNIMGSSIWGLGFTIVDARRKKLLKRLVATPMSRVEYLLAYLISRLVLLVAEVIVLLDFAAVFFGVPVRGSFIQLSLIILASVFAFGGLGLLIASRAQTIEGASGLMNVTMMPMWVLSGVFFSSENFPKAFQPLIQALPLTATNNALRASMLRGEGWTVVGPEILLLLAWAIATLWLALKWFRWR; encoded by the coding sequence ATGAGTGAATTCGCATCGTCCACCCCGCGGCGCTTTGGCATCTCGCCATCGCTCGTGCAATTGTCGTCCGTCCGCTTCAAGGAATATCTGCGGGAGCCGGAGGCCGTGTTCTGGACATTCGCGTTCCCGATCATCCTCGCGATCGGGCTCGGCATCGCGTTTCGGAACCGACCCGCGGAAGTCGTGCATATCGCCGTGGTCGGTCCGTCGGCGGCGGCGACACGCGTGACAGCGGCCGCGCGCGCCGATTCGGGGCTCGCCGTCGAGCAGCTCCCGGCCGACAGCGCGTCCGGTGCGCTGCGCATCGGACGCGTCGCCCTCGTCGTTGTCCCTCGCGCCGACGGAACGGTGGAATATCAGTTCGATGAAACGCGACCCGATGCTCGCAGCGCGCGGCTGCTCGTCGACAACGCGATCCAGCGTGGGTATGGCCGCGCCAACACGGTAGGCGTGAGCGAGACGCACGTGCGCGAACGTGGCTCCCGCTACATCGACTTCGTCATTCCAGGCCTCCTCGGCATGAACATCATGGGGAGCAGCATCTGGGGACTTGGATTCACCATCGTCGACGCGCGCCGTAAGAAGTTGCTCAAACGCCTCGTCGCGACACCGATGTCGCGGGTGGAGTATCTGTTGGCGTATCTGATTTCGCGGCTCGTGCTGCTCGTTGCCGAGGTCATCGTGCTGCTCGACTTTGCCGCGGTGTTTTTCGGCGTGCCCGTCCGCGGGTCGTTCATTCAGCTGTCGCTCATTATTCTCGCTAGCGTGTTCGCCTTTGGCGGACTCGGTCTCTTGATCGCGTCGCGCGCGCAAACGATCGAAGGCGCGTCTGGGCTGATGAATGTGACGATGATGCCGATGTGGGTCTTGTCCGGTGTGTTCTTCTCGTCGGAGAATTTCCCGAAGGCGTTCCAGCCATTGATTCAGGCGCTGCCGCTCACCGCAACGAACAATGCCTTACGAGCGAGTATGCTGCGCGGCGAGGGATGGACCGTGGTTGGTCCGGAGATCCTGTTGTTGCTGGCGTGGGCGATCGCGACGCTCTGGTTGGCCCTCAAGTGGTTCCGGTGGCGCTAG